CTGACCAGGGCCGATGGAGGCTTCCGCATCCTCTATCGCGGCCCCGACGGCGACGAGGGCGAGCTGGCGGCGGCGCGGGTGGTGAACGCCGCCGGCCTCCATGCCGACCGGGTGGGCGCCCTCCTGGGCTACGACCCCGACGGCGGCCCTCACAACCCGCCCTTCCGCCATTGCTTCAACCGCGGGCGCTACTACGACCTGGTGGACCGAGAAAAGGCCTCGCGGCTGCGGCACCTGATCTATCCTCTGCCCAACAGCGACCGCACCGGCGCCGGCATCCATGTGGGCATCGACCTGGACGGCAACGTGCATCTGGGGCCCGATACCGAGTGGCTGCCGGAGGGGGCGCCTCTGGACTTTCGCAACGACGACACGGCCCGCGAGCGCTTCCTGGAGGCGGGGCGGGCCTTCTACCCCGACCTGCGCCCGGAAGACCTGGCGCCCGGACAGGTGGGCTACCGCCCCAAGCTGCAGCGGCCCGGTGGGCCGCCGCAGGACTTCCTCATCTGGCACGACCGCGGCTATGTCCACCTGGGGGGCATCGAGTCGCCGGGTCTGACCTCGTGCCTGGCCATCGCCCGGCACGTGGCCGGACTGCTGGGCCTTGGCTAGCCGCCCGTCGCCGGACGCCGCAGGTGAAAGAGGAGCGCCCGCGCCTCAGCGAAGGCGCGGCGCCAGCGCCCAGGGTGCCGCAACAGGAACCAGGGCGCCAGCACCAGGTAGTGATAGGCCAGGGCCGTGAGCAGGTGATAAGGCCTGCCTCGCTTGCGCAGGAAGAGGATGGCGTTGCGACGGAAGAAGTAGTAGAAGCGGGGGTCGGGGTCCACCGAGCGGGCCGCCTTGTGCCAGACGCGGGCCGTAGGCACGTAGTAGCAGCGCAGCCCCCGCTCCCGTGCCCGGAAGCACCAGTCGGTCTCCTCCCAGTAGGTGAAATACTCGTCGTCCAGGGGGCCCACCAGCTCCCACACGCGACGGGGAATGAGCATGCAGCAGCCATCGGCGTAGTCACAGGGGCGCAAACGGTCGAACTGGCCGCGGTCGGGCTGTCCCCGCCCTATCTGGCGCGAGCGCCCCAGCCAGAGGTTCACCTGCCCCCCGGCCGAGTAAATGACTTCCGGCCAGTCCAGAAAGTAGACCTTGGGACAGAGGGCAGCGGCATCGGGCAGGGCCTCCGCTGCCTTCACCAACTCCTCCAGAAAGTCGGGTGCCACGACGGTATCGTTGTTCAGGAGCAGAAGATAGTCGCAGCCCAGCTCCAGGGCACGGGCGGCGCCTATGTTGCAGCCGCCGGTGAAGCCGTAGTTGCGGTCGTTGGCGATGAGGACGATGCGCTCCCCGAAGCGCCCCCTGAGGGCGCCCGCTTCGTCGTTGGCCGAGCCGTTGTCCACCACGATGACGTAGTAGTTGGGGTAGGAGATGCGAAAGAGGGACTCCAGGCAGCGGACGGTGTCCTCCAGCCCGTTCCAGTTGAGGACGACGACAGCCACTCGCGGCCAGGACATGCGGCGACACCCTGTGGCCGGGCGCCACGACCCCGCCGTGCGGGCGGGGAGGTAGCTCCGCAGCTACTGATAGAATACCCCTCGAGGCATGGAAGGGAAGCCCACCGATGAGCTGGAGGCGCTCAGGCGCCGCCTGGCGGCCCTGGAGGGCGAGGTGGAGGCCCTGCGCCGCCGCCTGGCCCAGGTGGAGTCGTCCCGAGGCTATCGCCTCCTGCAGGGGGTGCGACGTCTCCTGCGGACGGTGGCCCCCCCGGGCAGCCTGCGCTGGCGACTCCTCACCGCTCCCCTGGACGTCCGCCTCCCCTCCCTGTCCCTGCCCCGCCCGCCCGTGGAACGGGGGCCGGGAGAGGAAGGGCCGGTGCGGCGCCTGCGTCTCGGCTGCTACGGCGAATACGCCTGGACGGTGGGGGGCGGTGCTGTCCACGTCCTCCAGTTCCTGCAGGCCCTAGCACCCTACTACCGTGTCGACCTGCTGCTGCCCCCGGAGGCCCCCCTGCGCTCGCCACGGTGGTTCCGCCAGCAACTGGGCATAGAGCTGGAGGGAATCCGCGTTCTGCACTACCGGCCGGGCATGGAGGCCGACTACGATATCTGGGTCTCGGCCTGCAACGACGACATCCGTCCGGCGCCCACGCCCAGGCGCTACAACATCGTCTTCTTCCCCTTTGTGCCCCTCGACGGCCGGGGCTTCGTGCACATCGCCAACAGCCGCTACACCGCCGAGCACGTGCGCCAGCGCTACGGCACCGACGACGTGGCCGTCATCTACCCGCCGGTGGACAACGGGGCCATCCGCCCCGGTCAGAAGGAGCCTCTGGTGCTGCATGTGAGCCGCTTCGCCCTGCCCTCGCCGCGGGCCGATAAGGGGCACCTGGCCATGGTGCAGGCCTTCAAGGACCTCTGCCGTCGTGGCCTGGAGGGCTGGCGGCTGGTACTGGCGGGGTCCACCGTCGACGCCGTCGAGGAGGCCTATGCCCGTCTGCTGCAGCGGGAGGCTG
This genomic interval from Dehalococcoidia bacterium contains the following:
- a CDS encoding NAD(P)/FAD-dependent oxidoreductase, producing the protein MAPPDLAPDVDVAVVGAGVVGLAVAATLAPRCRVALLERHHTYGLENSSHNSGVIHAGLYFPPDWLKTRLCVEGNRLLYAWAEAHGVRHRRLGKLVIARREEELPALEALLQQGRRNGAPGLEMLTPAEVARLEPHLRCAGAFFSPSSGIVDQMGLMRSLLQEAQAHGALVAFRHEVIGLTRADGGFRILYRGPDGDEGELAAARVVNAAGLHADRVGALLGYDPDGGPHNPPFRHCFNRGRYYDLVDREKASRLRHLIYPLPNSDRTGAGIHVGIDLDGNVHLGPDTEWLPEGAPLDFRNDDTARERFLEAGRAFYPDLRPEDLAPGQVGYRPKLQRPGGPPQDFLIWHDRGYVHLGGIESPGLTSCLAIARHVAGLLGLG
- a CDS encoding glycosyltransferase family 2 protein, with protein sequence MSWPRVAVVVLNWNGLEDTVRCLESLFRISYPNYYVIVVDNGSANDEAGALRGRFGERIVLIANDRNYGFTGGCNIGAARALELGCDYLLLLNNDTVVAPDFLEELVKAAEALPDAAALCPKVYFLDWPEVIYSAGGQVNLWLGRSRQIGRGQPDRGQFDRLRPCDYADGCCMLIPRRVWELVGPLDDEYFTYWEETDWCFRARERGLRCYYVPTARVWHKAARSVDPDPRFYYFFRRNAILFLRKRGRPYHLLTALAYHYLVLAPWFLLRHPGRWRRAFAEARALLFHLRRPATGG